A DNA window from Altererythrobacter sp. B11 contains the following coding sequences:
- a CDS encoding YbjN domain-containing protein, giving the protein MDIGREQMDEDEDAAPLEMLAQLFQAHGWPCEFVNDDEVCGEVQGSWTTYQLRGIWRPEDRVLQLICLPEIRVPEAKRKAAYELLALINEQLWIGHFDIWSNGGVLLYRHGLMLGDGLLGLSVGQLAVESAVAECDRFYPAFQFVLWGDKRPREALEAALVDAAGEA; this is encoded by the coding sequence ATGGATATCGGTCGCGAGCAGATGGATGAGGACGAGGACGCCGCGCCGCTGGAAATGCTCGCGCAGTTGTTCCAGGCCCATGGCTGGCCCTGCGAATTCGTGAATGACGATGAAGTTTGCGGCGAAGTGCAGGGCAGCTGGACGACCTACCAGCTGCGCGGCATCTGGCGGCCGGAAGATCGCGTACTGCAGCTGATCTGCCTCCCCGAGATTCGTGTGCCCGAAGCCAAGCGCAAGGCCGCTTACGAATTGCTGGCGCTGATCAACGAACAGCTCTGGATCGGCCATTTCGACATCTGGTCGAATGGCGGAGTGCTGCTCTATCGCCATGGGCTGATGCTGGGCGATGGGCTGCTTGGGCTCTCGGTCGGTCAGCTGGCGGTGGAAAGCGCAGTGGCCGAATGCGATCGCTTCTATCCTGCCTTCCAGTTCGTGCTGTGGGGCGACAAGCGCCCGCGCGAGGCGCTGGAAGCCGCATTGGTGGACGCTGCCGGGGAGGCCTGA
- a CDS encoding Bax inhibitor-1/YccA family protein, whose amino-acid sequence MANWNDPRATRQGIGESPGLRGGVRTGETFDAGLRKHMLSIYNYMASGVLLTGVVALLTWQSGLAVQLFASPLRWIVALAPLGIVFAMSFGQNRFSTSTLQAMYWGFAVLMGLSLSSVFAVYTGASIAATFFATAGAFAGLSLYGYTTQRDLSGFGTFLIMGVIGLLIASVINIFLQSPALYWAVTFLGVLIFAGLTAYDTQKLKEQYNYVRGTDFAGKAIVLGALNLYLDFINMFLFLLRIMGSSRN is encoded by the coding sequence ATGGCAAATTGGAACGACCCCCGGGCGACCCGCCAGGGCATCGGAGAGTCGCCCGGCCTTAGAGGGGGTGTCCGCACCGGCGAGACTTTCGACGCCGGGCTGCGCAAGCACATGCTCTCCATCTACAATTATATGGCGTCCGGCGTATTGCTGACCGGCGTGGTCGCGCTGCTGACCTGGCAGTCCGGCCTTGCGGTGCAGCTCTTCGCCAGCCCGCTGCGCTGGATCGTGGCTCTCGCCCCACTGGGCATCGTGTTTGCGATGAGCTTCGGGCAGAATCGCTTCAGCACATCCACGCTTCAGGCAATGTACTGGGGCTTCGCGGTGCTGATGGGGCTTTCGCTGTCCTCGGTCTTCGCCGTCTACACAGGTGCGTCCATTGCGGCGACCTTCTTCGCCACGGCGGGCGCCTTCGCGGGTCTCAGCCTTTATGGCTACACCACGCAGCGTGATCTTTCGGGTTTCGGCACCTTCCTGATCATGGGCGTGATTGGCCTGCTGATCGCCAGCGTGATCAACATCTTCCTGCAGTCGCCGGCGCTTTATTGGGCGGTGACCTTCCTGGGCGTGCTGATCTTTGCCGGTCTGACTGCCTATGACACGCAGAAGCTGAAGGAGCAGTACAACTATGTGCGTGGCACCGATTTTGCCGGCAAGGCGATCGTGCTCGGCGCGCTGAACCTGTATCTCGACTTCATCAACATGTTCCTTTTCCTGCTTCGGATCATGGGCAGCAGCCGCAACTGA
- a CDS encoding tetratricopeptide repeat protein, whose translation MLPALAGAALAPFLALAPAAAQDSISRPVVQAVPSPDSERLSEALRQLAHNPQSTDALIAAGQASLGLDDLNAALGFFGRAQALSPGDARAKAGMAAISVRQNQPLSALSLFSEAEAAGADLAPYASDRGLAYDLVGDNAKAQEQYRLVLARGENPAIARRLAISQAIAGNQAASEATLLPMLQRQDLSAYRARAFALAILGQPDEAVSIAETLLPAQLSGRMAPYLRYMAKLTRAQQAAAANLGLFPQAEAIGRDEPQIAALSAQAAAVPGAGTTARSADARLVPSGEPLGRRAEDRKGRAEAGKPARSRREVAATEPAPAPARSRAGAAEAPVQVAAQSQVGELPPLGGQAAAAPAPSPPPVPTPTPAPQPAAVAVAQAPRPLQGPAADPQPSRSGQSFADASLPPTPTPGPAPTPTVLLPPSEQPKPPVEISLRDAFAEFSLAGDAAAVAARPAAGAVDITAIKPPRERPKPPPPPAPPPPPPPPPEPSRHWVQIATGRDVKALGFDWKRLRREAGGLLDKAEPHVAAWGRTNRMVVGPYPSTKAANEMVGKLKDKGFDSFRFDSAEGEKVAPLD comes from the coding sequence GTGCTGCCTGCTCTGGCGGGCGCGGCTCTGGCGCCCTTCCTGGCCCTGGCGCCTGCCGCCGCGCAGGATTCCATTTCGCGCCCGGTAGTGCAGGCGGTGCCCAGCCCCGATTCGGAGCGGTTGAGCGAGGCCTTGCGCCAGCTCGCCCACAATCCCCAGTCCACCGATGCGCTGATCGCCGCTGGCCAAGCCTCGCTGGGTCTGGATGATCTGAACGCCGCGCTCGGCTTTTTCGGGCGGGCGCAGGCGCTGTCGCCTGGCGATGCACGCGCGAAGGCAGGCATGGCGGCCATCTCGGTGCGCCAGAATCAGCCGCTTTCCGCACTTTCGCTGTTCAGTGAGGCGGAAGCGGCGGGGGCGGATCTTGCCCCCTATGCCAGTGACCGCGGCCTCGCCTATGACCTTGTGGGCGACAACGCCAAGGCGCAGGAGCAATATCGGCTCGTGCTGGCGCGCGGCGAGAATCCCGCGATCGCGCGCCGGCTGGCCATCAGCCAGGCCATCGCTGGCAATCAGGCAGCTTCGGAAGCCACGCTGCTGCCGATGCTGCAACGGCAGGATTTGTCCGCCTATCGTGCGCGCGCCTTTGCGCTCGCCATTCTCGGCCAGCCGGATGAAGCGGTGTCGATCGCCGAGACGCTGCTGCCGGCGCAGCTTTCAGGCCGGATGGCGCCTTACCTGCGTTATATGGCCAAGCTCACCCGGGCGCAGCAGGCAGCTGCGGCCAATCTCGGCCTGTTCCCCCAGGCGGAGGCGATCGGGCGGGACGAGCCGCAGATCGCGGCGCTGTCTGCCCAGGCCGCCGCTGTTCCGGGCGCGGGAACGACAGCGCGCTCTGCTGACGCGCGGCTCGTGCCGAGCGGGGAGCCACTTGGCCGCCGTGCAGAGGACCGCAAGGGAAGGGCAGAAGCCGGCAAGCCCGCGCGGAGCCGCCGTGAGGTCGCCGCTACCGAACCGGCTCCGGCGCCTGCCCGATCGCGGGCCGGCGCTGCCGAGGCGCCCGTGCAGGTGGCCGCGCAATCGCAGGTTGGCGAGCTGCCGCCGCTTGGGGGGCAGGCTGCTGCCGCGCCTGCGCCCTCTCCGCCGCCTGTTCCAACTCCAACACCCGCACCTCAGCCTGCAGCCGTTGCCGTGGCACAGGCGCCGCGGCCGCTGCAGGGGCCCGCGGCCGACCCTCAGCCGTCGCGGTCCGGCCAATCATTCGCAGACGCCAGCCTCCCGCCCACGCCGACGCCGGGCCCTGCTCCCACGCCGACCGTGCTTCTCCCTCCGTCGGAACAGCCAAAGCCGCCGGTGGAGATTTCACTGCGCGACGCGTTCGCCGAGTTTTCTCTTGCTGGCGACGCGGCTGCCGTTGCGGCGCGCCCCGCGGCCGGGGCGGTGGACATCACGGCAATCAAGCCGCCGCGCGAACGGCCCAAGCCGCCACCGCCCCCCGCGCCGCCTCCGCCGCCGCCCCCACCCCCGGAACCGAGCCGGCACTGGGTCCAGATTGCCACCGGGCGAGACGTGAAGGCGCTTGGCTTCGACTGGAAACGGCTGCGTCGCGAAGCCGGCGGCCTGCTCGACAAGGCAGAGCCGCATGTCGCCGCCTGGGGACGCACCAACCGCATGGTGGTGGGCCCCTATCCCAGCACCAAGGCGGCCAACGAGATGGTCGGCAAGCTGAAGGACAAGGGCTTTGATTCCTTCCGATTTGACAGCGCGGAAGGCGAGAAGGTCGCCCCGCTCGACTAA
- the proB gene encoding glutamate 5-kinase encodes MSIARLADLANATSAPRLVFKVGSALLVGPGGRPRREWLAGLVGEIAAARARGQQVIVVSSGAIALGAARLGLAKGGRGSLADAQAAAAVGQIGLAGLWSELLGVHGLTAAQLLLTLEDLEDRRRYLNAAATLGRLLKAGAVPVINENDSVATAEIRFGDNDRLAARVAQAGGADAVVLFSDVDGLYDRNPAEPDAQLLPFVEGVTEAVHAMASGASSSGMGSGGMTSKLQAAEIAERAGIALAIVNGTHSRPFARALANDTGTVFLPTRKDGARKAWLGGRQRMNGALVVDAGCAKALAKGGSLLASGILSVEGEFQRGDPVGIRDESGKPVAQGLAEYGSAEIERIRGTRSEDQRALLGYAPRSAVVHRDQLVLL; translated from the coding sequence ATGTCGATCGCTCGCCTCGCTGATCTCGCCAATGCCACTTCGGCACCGCGCCTTGTCTTCAAGGTAGGCTCCGCGCTGCTCGTGGGGCCGGGCGGCCGCCCGCGCCGCGAATGGCTGGCCGGGCTGGTGGGGGAAATCGCCGCCGCACGGGCGCGCGGGCAGCAGGTTATCGTGGTCAGCTCCGGCGCGATCGCGCTGGGCGCGGCCCGGCTCGGCCTGGCGAAGGGCGGGCGCGGCAGCCTCGCGGATGCACAGGCTGCGGCGGCAGTGGGCCAGATCGGCCTTGCTGGGCTGTGGAGCGAGTTGCTCGGTGTCCACGGGCTGACCGCTGCGCAATTGCTGCTGACGCTGGAGGATCTGGAGGACCGGCGGCGCTATCTGAACGCCGCCGCCACGCTGGGGCGCCTGCTGAAGGCGGGCGCCGTGCCAGTGATCAACGAAAACGATTCCGTCGCCACCGCAGAGATCCGCTTCGGCGATAACGATCGGCTCGCCGCCCGCGTGGCGCAGGCCGGCGGGGCGGACGCTGTGGTGCTGTTTTCGGACGTGGACGGGCTCTATGATCGCAATCCGGCGGAGCCGGATGCGCAGCTGCTTCCGTTCGTGGAAGGCGTGACCGAAGCGGTTCATGCCATGGCGAGCGGCGCCTCCAGCTCCGGCATGGGGTCGGGCGGGATGACCAGCAAGCTGCAGGCCGCCGAGATCGCCGAGCGGGCAGGGATCGCGCTCGCCATCGTCAATGGCACCCACAGCCGCCCTTTCGCCCGGGCGCTCGCCAACGACACCGGCACCGTCTTCCTACCCACGCGCAAGGACGGCGCGCGCAAGGCATGGCTGGGCGGGCGCCAGCGGATGAACGGCGCGCTGGTGGTGGACGCCGGCTGCGCCAAGGCCTTGGCCAAGGGCGGCAGTCTCCTCGCCAGCGGCATCCTGTCCGTGGAGGGCGAATTCCAGCGGGGCGATCCGGTGGGCATTCGCGACGAGAGCGGCAAGCCCGTGGCACAGGGCCTCGCCGAATATGGTTCGGCGGAGATCGAGCGGATCCGGGGCACGCGCAGCGAGGATCAGCGCGCGCTGCTCGGCTATGCGCCGCGTTCGGCGGTCGTGCACCGCGATCAGCTGGTGCTGCTGTGA
- a CDS encoding phosphoadenylyl-sulfate reductase, which translates to MASRAIDRIDAGPRFTQADADALNARFAGVDAATMLAELLAENTLGRVAVVSSFGTESAVLLHLVAQADPATPVIFVDTLKMFQETLDYRETLTQRLGLTNSSTVTPDPAVLAAKDENGLRWSWDPDGCCAIRKVEPLKRAKEGLDTWISGRKAFQSVTRENLPRFEVEAGRLKINPLGDWIKADLDAYFEAHDLPRHPLEAKGYLSVGCEPCTSTVKPGEDPRAGRWRGWDKTECGIHGQPGAAPEEDLPPGYEPAF; encoded by the coding sequence ATGGCTAGTCGCGCCATAGACAGGATAGACGCCGGCCCTCGCTTCACCCAGGCGGATGCCGATGCGCTGAACGCCCGCTTCGCCGGCGTGGACGCCGCAACCATGCTGGCCGAGCTGCTGGCGGAAAACACGCTGGGGCGGGTGGCCGTGGTGTCGAGCTTCGGCACGGAAAGCGCGGTGCTGCTGCATCTGGTGGCGCAGGCCGATCCCGCCACACCGGTGATCTTCGTGGACACGCTGAAGATGTTCCAGGAGACGCTGGATTATCGCGAAACGCTGACGCAGCGGCTGGGCCTCACCAACTCCTCCACCGTCACGCCCGATCCGGCCGTGCTGGCGGCCAAGGATGAGAACGGGCTGCGCTGGTCGTGGGATCCGGACGGTTGCTGCGCGATCCGCAAGGTAGAGCCGCTGAAGCGCGCGAAGGAAGGGCTCGACACCTGGATTTCGGGGCGCAAGGCGTTCCAGTCCGTCACCCGCGAGAACCTGCCGCGCTTCGAAGTGGAGGCCGGCCGTCTCAAGATCAATCCGCTGGGCGATTGGATCAAGGCCGATCTCGACGCCTATTTCGAAGCGCATGATCTGCCGCGCCATCCGCTGGAGGCCAAGGGCTATCTCTCCGTCGGCTGCGAACCCTGCACCTCAACCGTAAAGCCGGGCGAGGATCCGCGCGCCGGCCGCTGGCGGGGATGGGACAAGACCGAATGCGGCATTCACGGCCAGCCAGGTGCGGCACCAGAAGAAGATCTGCCGCCGGGTTACGAACCCGCATTCTGA
- the ftsZ gene encoding cell division protein FtsZ has product MSINIGPPSVEELRPRITVIGVGGAGGNAIANMIEAEIEGVDFIVANTDAQALNNSVAEHRIQLGPDITQGLGAGSRPEVGRAAAEETVAEIERALEGVNMVFIAAGMGGGTGTGAAPVIAEIARTRGILTVGVVTKPFLFEGTRRMRSAESGIEELQKHVDTLIVIPNQNLFLVAKAETTFKEAFQLADEVLQQGVRSITDLMVMPGLINLDFADVRSVMGEMGKAMMGTGEGEGENRALEAAERAIANPLLDGVSMQGAKGVIISIIGGEDMKLLEVDEAANHIRELVDPEANIIWGSAFNPDLEGKIRVSVVATGIDSGAAPAQQASQPISFGAQRGPKKPVLPPPTEAEMAESGSASFDSEPAEQRAPERAPSFSNEPVSASYEDDYGDFDEDEDETATANFASLTGSRDEDDSAELELTDEAEPTAPDELLLDASRLAERDEPAQPHFGGRRGQMLGGAAGKGTPPAGGAAAGSTLFERMANLSRSSGTPAGDEGDEDEDEKDGDGGASLRIPRFLGRQNNQ; this is encoded by the coding sequence ATGAGTATCAATATCGGCCCGCCTTCCGTTGAAGAACTCCGTCCGCGGATCACCGTGATCGGTGTCGGCGGCGCCGGCGGCAATGCCATCGCGAATATGATAGAGGCGGAAATCGAAGGCGTCGATTTCATTGTCGCCAACACCGATGCGCAGGCGCTGAACAATTCGGTGGCCGAACACCGCATCCAGCTGGGGCCGGATATCACCCAGGGCCTCGGCGCCGGATCGCGGCCCGAAGTCGGCCGCGCCGCCGCGGAAGAGACGGTGGCCGAGATCGAGCGCGCGCTGGAAGGCGTGAACATGGTCTTCATCGCCGCCGGCATGGGCGGCGGCACGGGCACGGGCGCGGCACCGGTGATCGCGGAAATCGCGCGCACCCGCGGCATCCTGACGGTGGGCGTCGTCACCAAGCCGTTCCTGTTCGAAGGCACGCGCCGTATGCGCTCGGCGGAGTCGGGTATCGAGGAGCTGCAGAAGCACGTCGATACGCTGATTGTGATCCCGAACCAGAACCTGTTCCTGGTCGCCAAGGCGGAAACCACCTTCAAGGAAGCGTTCCAGCTGGCGGACGAAGTGCTGCAGCAGGGCGTGCGCTCCATCACCGATCTGATGGTGATGCCGGGCCTCATCAACCTCGACTTTGCCGACGTGCGTTCGGTCATGGGCGAGATGGGCAAGGCGATGATGGGCACGGGCGAGGGCGAGGGCGAGAATCGCGCGCTGGAAGCCGCCGAGAGGGCCATTGCCAATCCGCTGCTGGACGGCGTGTCGATGCAGGGCGCCAAGGGCGTCATCATCTCGATCATCGGCGGCGAGGACATGAAGCTGCTGGAAGTCGACGAGGCTGCGAACCACATCCGCGAGCTGGTCGATCCCGAGGCCAACATCATCTGGGGCTCGGCCTTCAACCCCGATCTCGAGGGCAAGATCCGCGTGTCGGTGGTCGCCACAGGCATAGACAGCGGTGCTGCGCCCGCACAGCAGGCCAGCCAGCCGATCTCCTTCGGCGCCCAGCGTGGGCCGAAGAAGCCGGTTCTTCCTCCGCCGACCGAAGCCGAAATGGCAGAGAGCGGCAGCGCATCGTTCGACAGTGAGCCGGCTGAGCAGCGCGCGCCCGAACGGGCCCCTTCATTCTCGAACGAGCCGGTCAGCGCCTCCTACGAGGACGATTATGGCGATTTCGATGAGGATGAGGACGAGACGGCCACCGCCAATTTCGCCTCACTCACCGGTTCACGCGACGAGGATGACAGCGCCGAGCTGGAGCTGACCGACGAAGCCGAGCCGACCGCCCCCGACGAACTGCTGCTAGACGCCAGCCGCCTGGCCGAGCGTGACGAGCCGGCGCAGCCGCATTTTGGCGGGCGGCGCGGGCAGATGCTGGGCGGTGCGGCTGGCAAGGGCACGCCGCCGGCCGGTGGCGCTGCTGCCGGCAGCACTCTCTTCGAGCGGATGGCCAATCTCTCCCGTTCCAGCGGTACGCCCGCCGGCGACGAGGGGGATGAGGACGAGGATGAGAAGGATGGGGACGGCGGCGCCTCGCTGCGCATCCCGCGCTTCCTCGGACGGCAGAACAACCAGTAA
- a CDS encoding pyrroline-5-carboxylate reductase family protein: protein MTYQNILLVGCGNMAGAMLDGWLAAGFDPARFTVADPGMKEPRPGVKLLDAIPEGGSFDAVLLGVKPQILADVVPQVKKVVGAGTVLLSILAGVELSVLRDRFANAAGVVRLMPNLAAALGKSPIAVAQAGLDDSGSDAAMAFLKPLGTPEWVAEDEFDLVTALAGSGPAFVYRFIDSLAAAAAELGLAEDKALRLALAMVEGASALAAASPHAPAELARRVASPGGVTQAGLEVMDDGAAMRRLAVATLRAARDRSAEMAAEARGKA from the coding sequence ATGACCTATCAGAACATCCTCCTCGTCGGCTGCGGCAATATGGCCGGGGCCATGCTCGACGGCTGGCTGGCCGCCGGGTTCGATCCCGCCCGCTTCACTGTTGCCGATCCCGGGATGAAGGAGCCGCGCCCGGGGGTGAAGCTGCTGGATGCGATCCCTGAGGGGGGCAGCTTCGATGCCGTGCTCCTGGGCGTCAAGCCGCAGATCCTCGCCGATGTCGTGCCGCAGGTTAAAAAGGTGGTGGGCGCGGGCACCGTGCTGCTTTCTATCCTCGCCGGGGTCGAGCTCTCCGTGTTGCGGGATCGTTTCGCGAACGCGGCCGGCGTGGTGCGGCTGATGCCCAATCTTGCCGCGGCGCTCGGCAAGTCCCCCATCGCCGTCGCGCAGGCCGGGCTGGACGATTCCGGATCTGACGCGGCGATGGCTTTCCTGAAACCGCTCGGCACGCCGGAATGGGTGGCGGAGGACGAGTTCGATCTCGTCACCGCCCTGGCGGGATCGGGGCCGGCCTTTGTCTATCGTTTCATCGATTCGCTGGCGGCCGCAGCGGCCGAGCTCGGGTTGGCGGAAGACAAGGCGCTGCGTCTGGCATTGGCGATGGTGGAAGGGGCTTCGGCGCTGGCAGCAGCATCGCCCCACGCCCCGGCGGAGCTCGCCCGGCGCGTGGCGAGCCCGGGTGGCGTCACGCAGGCGGGGCTCGAAGTGATGGATGACGGGGCGGCGATGCGCCGGCTTGCGGTCGCGACGCTGCGGGCGGCGCGCGATCGCAGTGCCGAGATGGCAGCCGAGGCGCGCGGCAAGGCGTAA
- a CDS encoding NAD-dependent epimerase/dehydratase family protein, whose product MSEGPIIALTGGTGFVGQAVMEEAARRGLRVKALARRDQPAREGVTWVRGDLLDRVALADLVQGADTVLHIAGAVNAADFAGFHACNVEGTERVVEAARAAGIARFVQVSSLSAREPGLSDYGRSKYLAEEVVQASGLDWVIVRPPAIYGPRDREILELFRTAARWGVVPMPPRGRASVIAVSDLARLLLALACAPGQLTGAIVEPDDGRQAGWSHRDLGKAIGRAVGRRVWVPHVPASVLHLAARADRLLRKGGAKLTPDRARYMAHPDWVCSPSNAVPEAFWRPEVDTAEGLAATARWYRAQGWL is encoded by the coding sequence GTGAGCGAAGGGCCGATCATTGCCCTGACCGGCGGCACCGGCTTTGTCGGGCAGGCGGTAATGGAAGAAGCCGCGCGGCGGGGGCTGCGCGTGAAGGCGCTTGCCCGGCGCGATCAGCCCGCGCGGGAGGGCGTAACCTGGGTGCGCGGCGATCTGCTCGATCGCGTTGCGCTGGCCGATCTCGTGCAGGGTGCCGACACCGTGCTGCACATCGCCGGGGCGGTGAACGCCGCCGATTTCGCCGGCTTCCATGCCTGCAACGTCGAAGGGACGGAGCGGGTGGTGGAAGCCGCCCGGGCGGCGGGGATCGCCCGCTTTGTGCAGGTCTCCTCCCTGTCGGCCCGCGAACCCGGCCTGTCGGATTACGGCCGCAGCAAATATCTGGCGGAGGAGGTGGTCCAGGCGAGCGGGCTCGATTGGGTGATCGTCCGCCCGCCGGCGATCTATGGGCCGCGGGACCGTGAGATCCTGGAGCTGTTTCGTACGGCGGCGCGCTGGGGCGTGGTGCCTATGCCGCCGCGCGGTCGGGCCTCAGTGATCGCGGTGAGTGATCTCGCGCGGCTGTTGCTCGCGCTGGCCTGTGCGCCGGGACAGCTGACCGGCGCGATTGTCGAGCCCGATGACGGCCGGCAGGCAGGCTGGAGCCATCGCGACCTGGGCAAGGCTATCGGCCGTGCGGTGGGGCGGCGCGTATGGGTGCCGCATGTGCCCGCCAGCGTGCTGCATCTGGCCGCGCGTGCCGACCGGCTGCTGCGAAAAGGGGGCGCCAAGCTGACCCCTGATCGCGCCCGCTACATGGCGCATCCCGATTGGGTGTGCAGCCCTTCGAACGCAGTGCCGGAAGCCTTCTGGCGCCCCGAAGTGGACACGGCGGAGGGCCTTGCCGCCACGGCCCGATGGTATCGGGCGCAGGGCTGGCTCTAA
- the obgE gene encoding GTPase ObgE: protein MHFLDQAKIFIRSGAGGPGAVSFRREKYVEYGGPDGGNGGKGGDVIFEAVAGLNTLIDFRYSQHFKARRGGHGMGRDRTGKGAEDLVIKVPVGTQVLDEEREEVLADLTQVGQRVVLLEGGIGGRGNASYKTSTNRAPRQHQPGIPGEEMWVWLRLKLLADAGLVGLPNAGKSTFINQVTNTRAKVGDYAFTTLVPKLGVVRHKAREFVLADIPGLIEGAADGAGIGDRFLGHIERCRVLIHLVDIAGQDPAEAMQVVERELEAYGAGLVDKPRLIALNKVDLADAELAEGFARELREAGAERVFPISGATGAGVEALMDAVLEFLPARTVTELPTAPIDADGQVEDEEGGWSPL from the coding sequence ATGCATTTCCTCGATCAGGCCAAGATATTCATTCGCTCGGGCGCCGGCGGACCCGGCGCGGTGAGCTTCCGGCGCGAGAAGTACGTCGAATATGGCGGCCCCGACGGGGGCAATGGCGGCAAGGGCGGCGATGTCATCTTCGAAGCCGTGGCCGGTCTCAACACGCTGATCGACTTCCGCTATTCGCAGCATTTCAAGGCCCGCCGCGGCGGCCACGGCATGGGGCGCGACCGCACCGGCAAGGGTGCGGAGGATCTCGTCATCAAGGTGCCGGTGGGCACGCAAGTACTGGACGAGGAGCGCGAGGAGGTGCTCGCCGATCTCACCCAGGTGGGGCAGCGCGTGGTGCTGCTGGAAGGCGGCATCGGCGGGCGGGGCAATGCCAGCTACAAGACCTCCACCAATCGCGCCCCGCGCCAGCACCAGCCGGGCATTCCGGGCGAGGAGATGTGGGTGTGGCTGCGGCTGAAGCTGCTGGCCGACGCGGGGCTGGTGGGGCTGCCCAATGCCGGAAAGTCCACCTTCATCAACCAGGTGACCAACACCCGCGCGAAGGTGGGGGATTATGCCTTCACCACGCTGGTGCCCAAGCTGGGCGTGGTGCGCCACAAGGCGCGCGAATTCGTGCTGGCGGACATCCCCGGCCTGATCGAAGGCGCGGCGGACGGTGCGGGCATCGGCGATCGCTTCCTCGGCCATATCGAGCGCTGCCGCGTGCTGATCCATCTGGTGGACATCGCCGGGCAGGATCCCGCCGAAGCGATGCAGGTGGTGGAGCGCGAACTGGAAGCCTATGGCGCCGGGCTGGTGGACAAGCCCCGCCTGATCGCGCTGAACAAGGTCGATCTCGCCGATGCCGAGCTGGCAGAGGGCTTCGCCCGCGAGTTGCGCGAGGCCGGTGCGGAGCGCGTATTCCCGATTTCCGGCGCGACCGGTGCGGGGGTGGAGGCGCTGATGGATGCGGTGCTGGAGTTCCTGCCCGCCCGCACGGTGACCGAACTGCCCACCGCGCCGATCGACGCAGATGGCCAGGTGGAAGATGAAGAGGGCGGCTGGTCCCCCCTCTGA
- the ftsA gene encoding cell division protein FtsA, with product MASQPRVTRVFGAVNIGSFRISAMIAALTEGGEMIVLGSGHRAAQGIKRGYVTDMAAATYAVRDAIERAERLAGTHIGSVWIGCSGAGLASQIQPVEIDIGGRRIEEEDIEQLLVASRASIEPDGRMVLHAQPACYFLDGAHGIANPKGLHAERLGVDVHVMLADGAPMRNVTEAVQNAHLEVEGVVASPLATGYACLSAEERDLGVALVEFGGEVTNVSVYMSGMLVGLAAIPRGSADITDAIASDFGIRRFQAERLKCVHGSAIASPADHREMVPVNGPGDDAAAGGPIARGADDKNRIPRSELIGVITGELDQLMGQVGRALESLGFGGTARGRQVVITGGGAELAGLADYAQAALGKPVRIGGPPPLKGLPEAHSVPGFATLAGLVIYAAAEPIDIRKAGERRQPASSVAGLAAVQRIWAAVKEYF from the coding sequence ATGGCCAGCCAGCCCCGCGTCACCCGCGTGTTCGGCGCGGTGAACATCGGTTCTTTCCGGATATCGGCCATGATCGCCGCGCTGACCGAGGGTGGCGAGATGATCGTGCTCGGCAGCGGCCACCGCGCGGCGCAGGGCATCAAGCGCGGCTATGTCACCGATATGGCCGCGGCCACCTATGCCGTGCGCGACGCCATAGAGCGTGCCGAGCGGCTGGCCGGCACGCATATCGGCAGCGTGTGGATCGGCTGTTCGGGCGCCGGGCTCGCCAGCCAGATCCAGCCGGTGGAGATCGACATCGGCGGCCGCCGGATCGAGGAAGAGGATATCGAGCAATTGCTGGTGGCCTCGCGCGCCAGTATCGAGCCCGACGGGCGGATGGTGCTGCATGCGCAGCCGGCCTGCTATTTCCTCGACGGCGCGCATGGCATTGCGAATCCGAAGGGCCTGCACGCCGAACGGCTGGGCGTGGACGTTCACGTGATGCTGGCCGATGGCGCGCCGATGCGGAATGTCACCGAAGCGGTGCAGAATGCGCATCTGGAGGTGGAAGGCGTGGTCGCATCCCCGCTGGCCACGGGCTATGCCTGCCTTTCTGCGGAGGAGCGCGATCTCGGCGTCGCCCTGGTGGAGTTCGGCGGAGAGGTGACCAATGTCTCGGTCTATATGAGCGGGATGCTGGTGGGCCTTGCAGCGATTCCCCGTGGCTCGGCCGATATCACCGATGCGATCGCCAGCGATTTCGGTATCCGCCGCTTTCAGGCGGAGCGGCTGAAATGCGTGCACGGATCGGCCATCGCCAGCCCGGCCGATCATCGGGAAATGGTGCCGGTCAACGGCCCAGGCGACGATGCTGCTGCCGGCGGCCCGATCGCCCGCGGGGCCGATGACAAGAACCGCATACCGCGGTCCGAACTGATCGGCGTCATCACGGGCGAGCTGGACCAGCTGATGGGGCAGGTGGGTCGCGCGCTCGAATCGCTTGGTTTCGGCGGTACTGCGCGGGGGCGGCAGGTGGTGATCACCGGGGGCGGGGCGGAACTGGCCGGCCTGGCGGACTACGCCCAGGCGGCGCTGGGCAAGCCGGTGCGGATCGGCGGTCCGCCGCCCTTGAAGGGGCTGCCAGAGGCGCACTCCGTGCCCGGTTTCGCCACTCTTGCCGGACTGGTAATCTATGCCGCTGCCGAGCCGATCGACATCCGCAAGGCGGGCGAGCGCCGGCAGCCGGCGTCTTCCGTGGCGGGACTGGCCGCGGTCCAGCGGATATGGGCGGCAGTTAAGGAATATTTCTAG